In the Quercus lobata isolate SW786 chromosome 5, ValleyOak3.0 Primary Assembly, whole genome shotgun sequence genome, one interval contains:
- the LOC115988354 gene encoding berberine bridge enzyme-like 4 — translation MKATSPILLLGLAILMLSLSCAIPNPVFNNFFPCLSSHSSPLYPISEVFYTSNNSSFLSVLHSYIRNRRFSTSATPKPFAIVSAKHEFHIQSTLICAKQCGLQVRIRTRGHDYEGLSYVSQVPFVVLDMFNLRSIDIDMSKSTAWVQAGATLGELYYRISEKSNVHAFPAGVCVGVGTGGHFSGGGYGNLMRKYGLSVDNIIDAKLVIVNGTILNRESMGEDVFWAIRGGGGASFGVILSWKIKLVPVPAKVTVFNKKWILENNATDVVYRWQQVAHKLPNEIFTRAVAQVVNGGQKGKETVQVSFVGHFLGQSNSLIPLMNERFPELGLLQTDCIEMSWIECTIFWADLPNGTSIDALLKRASEPDIFFKAKSDYVKKTIPKAGLESIWKLMIEIGFRGLMQWNPYGGRMSEILESETPFPHRAGNIFQILYFVTWVEEGTVVSNHYINMTRTFYNAMTSYVSKDPREAFLNYRDLDIGHASPNSNESLSSAKVYGAKYFKENFDRLVRVKTMVDPDNFFKNEQSIPPLPPYV, via the coding sequence ATGAAAGCCACAAGCCCTATCTTACTTCTAGGTTTAGCTATCCTTATGCTCTCATTATCATGTGCTATCCCAAACCcagtttttaacaactttttccCGTGCCTTTCCAGCCATTCTTCACCTTTATACCCAATCTCTGAAGTTTTCTACACCTCTAATAATTCCTCCTTTCTCTCAGTTTTACACTCTTACATAAGAAACCGCAGGTTTTCAACATCTGCCACCCCAAAACCTTTCGCTATTGTCTCTGCCAAGCATGAATTCCACATCCAATCCACTTTAATTTGTGCAAAACAATGTGGCCTGCAAGTTAGAATCCGAACCAGAGGCCATGATTATGAGGGCCTTTCATACGTATCACAAGTTCCATTTGTTGTCCTTGACATGTTCAATCTCCGTTCTATAGACATTGATATGTCAAAAAGTACTGCATGGGTTCAAGCTGGTGCTACTCTTGGTGAGCTTTACTATAGAATATCTGAGAAAAGCAATGTCCATGCCTTCCCGGCTGGTGTGTGTGTTGGTGTTGGCACTGGTGGGCACTTTTCTGGAGGTGGGTATGGGAACCTGATGCGAAAATATGGCCTTTCTGTGGATAACATCATTGATGCAAAGTTAGTGATTGTTAATGGTACAATTCTTAACAGAGAGTCCATGGGAGAAGATGTATTTTGGGCCATTAGAGGAGGTGGTGGAGCAAGTTTCGGAGTCATTCTTTCGTGGAAGATCAAGTTGGTTCCTGTTCCAGCCAAAGTTACTGTATTTAATAAGAAATGGATCTTAGAGAACAATGCGACTGATGTTGTTTATCGTTGGCAACAGGTTGCTCATAAACTACCTAATGAGATCTTCACAAGGGCTGTGGCACAAGTAGTAAATGGAGGTCAAAAGGGCAAGGAGACAGTCCAAGTTTCTTTTGTTGGTCACTTTTTGGGACAAAGTAACAGTCTTATCCCACTGATGAATGAGAGATTTCCTGAATTGGGTTTGTTGCAAACTGATTGCATTGAAATGAGTTGGATAGAATGCACCATTTTCTGGGCAGACTTACCTAATGGAACTTCCATAGATGCTCTACTCAAAAGGGCATCAGAGCCTGATATCTTCTTTAAAGCCAAGTCTGACTATGTGAAAAAGACCATTCCAAAGGCTGGTTTGGAATCCATATGGAAGTTGATGATTGAAATAGGGTTTAGAGGATTGATGCAATGGAACCCTTATGGGGGAAGAATGAGTGAGATTTTAGAGTCAGAAACTCCATTCCCCCATAGGGCTGGAAACATATTTCAAATACTCTACTTTGTGACCTGGGTGGAAGAAGGGACTGTGGTTTCCAACCATTATATAAATATGACAAGAACATTCTACAATGCCATGACCTCGTACGTGTCAAAGGACCCAAGGGAAGCTTTTCTTAACTACAGGGATCTTGATATTGGTCATGCTAGTCCAAATAGTAATGAAAGTCTTAGCAGTGCTAAAGTTTATGGGGCTAAGTATTtcaaggaaaattttgacagaTTGGTACGTGTGAAGACCATGGTTGATCCTGATAATTTCTTCAAAAACGAGCAAAGTATTCCACCTCTTCCACCATATGtctaa